One genomic segment of Amycolatopsis granulosa includes these proteins:
- a CDS encoding DUF58 domain-containing protein, whose product MFRSLSGLTTRGRCLLAAGVAAAVCAVVLNERDLLRVAVFVIALPLLVALFIAASRVRIGASRTLLPERVPAGSAGEVELALWRDGKLPAGEVLLEDGVPYALGSRPRFVVERLPHGRVIALRYPIQAMMRGIQQVGPLRATLTDPFGLCEFDRELIAHSRLVVVPKVVGLWGLPSGAGIGAGDDGSVRLRAGQGETDVVVRQYRQGDDLRKVHWRSTARRDEIMVRVEERPWRGGTTVLLDHRAAAHHGTGPAASLEWAISFAASVCVHVRRAGHRVRLVTEHGKALADVPGDGGEGYDNVLLDALAALQPAHQRDLTTGHDPAEGQELIAILGTVSNQAVTELARFRPRGIRSLAVLLDTPAWSGGVSAPEQRAAATEESAALLRASGWGVVVAGPAAPMPQVWAELCRTAAGRGSLIGGPL is encoded by the coding sequence ATGTTCCGGTCGCTGTCGGGGCTGACCACGCGGGGGCGCTGCCTGCTCGCCGCCGGGGTGGCGGCCGCGGTCTGCGCGGTGGTGCTCAACGAACGAGACCTGTTGCGGGTCGCCGTGTTCGTGATCGCGCTGCCGCTGCTGGTCGCCCTGTTCATCGCGGCGTCCCGGGTGCGCATCGGCGCGTCCCGCACGCTGCTGCCCGAGCGCGTCCCGGCTGGTTCGGCGGGCGAGGTGGAGCTGGCGCTGTGGCGCGACGGCAAGTTGCCGGCCGGTGAGGTGCTGCTCGAGGACGGCGTGCCGTACGCGCTGGGATCGCGGCCGCGGTTCGTGGTGGAACGCCTGCCGCACGGCCGGGTGATCGCGTTGCGTTACCCGATCCAGGCGATGATGCGCGGCATCCAGCAGGTCGGCCCGCTGCGCGCGACGCTGACCGATCCGTTCGGGCTGTGCGAGTTCGACCGCGAGCTGATCGCGCACTCGCGGCTGGTGGTGGTACCGAAGGTGGTCGGGCTGTGGGGGCTGCCCAGCGGCGCCGGGATCGGCGCGGGCGACGACGGCAGCGTGCGGTTGCGCGCCGGCCAGGGCGAGACCGATGTGGTGGTGCGGCAGTACCGGCAGGGCGACGACCTGCGCAAGGTGCACTGGCGGTCGACCGCCCGGCGCGACGAGATCATGGTGCGCGTCGAGGAGCGGCCGTGGCGTGGCGGCACCACGGTGCTGCTGGACCACCGGGCGGCCGCGCACCACGGCACGGGGCCGGCCGCGAGCCTGGAGTGGGCGATTTCGTTCGCCGCGAGCGTGTGCGTGCACGTGCGCCGCGCCGGGCACCGGGTCCGCCTGGTCACCGAGCACGGCAAGGCGCTGGCCGACGTGCCCGGCGACGGTGGCGAGGGCTATGACAACGTGCTGCTCGACGCGCTCGCCGCGCTGCAGCCCGCGCACCAGCGCGACCTGACGACAGGCCACGACCCGGCGGAGGGGCAGGAGCTGATCGCGATCCTGGGCACGGTGTCGAACCAGGCGGTGACGGAGCTGGCCCGGTTCCGGCCGCGCGGCATCCGGAGCCTCGCGGTGCTGCTGGACACGCCGGCCTGGTCGGGCGGCGTGAGCGCACCGGAGCAGCGCGCGGCCGCGACGGAGGAGTCGGCGGCGCTGCTGCGCGCCTCGGGCTGGGGCGTGGTGGTCGCCGGCCCCGCCGCACCGATGCCGCAGGTGTGGGCGGAACTGTGCCGCACCGCCGCCGGACGGGGCAGCCTGATCGGAGGCCCGCTGTGA
- a CDS encoding transglutaminaseTgpA domain-containing protein has protein sequence MSPGTGRPAGAGGPDAPPPGPPELHQPSRRVVEPSQWRGSILPPVAAGLATLCASTSLTGVVGGVGWLGYVTVAVVLVAATGLALRAVRTPTVVVGLAQLVVLLLLITGVFTSNGIVGVIPGPTALDELNGVLTAAFDQIRSGLPPVDATPPILCLVTIAIGLVAVLVDTLTVTASAPAATGLVLLCVYAVPASLADGMLPWWTFVLGASAFAGLLAVDGNHRHRRWRNRDSPGLGNAPAAASAPVAVIAVALVLGLVAGSAVTAVGTVGRLPGSGRSGAGAGSGGLGVNPFTSLRGMLDQGTTVDLFRVRGLGNDKRLLRAFTLDTYRPNRGWSLPDGPMPAGFPANQPLPAAPGDDGAGEARQIQVEPLNWVDVWMPVYGQLRGLQGVPPGWYYDPGSGAVFSERKQRIAPYLESASLAEPSKDRLESAVAGGGDIPATYSQISGVDPRVVTLTQNLAAGARTDFDKASAIWRYFSAENGFTYDTATAAATDSDALADFLLNGKRGFCEQFASAMAVMLRVLHLPARVAVGFTSGYADGDARLITSQDAHAWVEVYFRDLGWVSFDPTPRSDGRGYVPPYLQSGATSSGSTGSEDEDVPSVSTTRVAPSGAPETQGSAAHPGATEAAPAGSAPGWTGWTALVLVLIALALTAGAFVAIRKLRGRPAAWLPLASAGAWLVAVVLAAWLVHWVLALVLLLLAVAGLAPAVVREIHRHRRLTAIGDGRPGAADAAWAELMDECIDRGTPVPPSDTVRAAAQKLATQHNLDDEGKAHLRTVIGAVERSWYSPAEAMDETFASAFQGLQRSLERNAPMSWRGRLFPRSVLRRRRITASGRTPVTG, from the coding sequence GTGAGCCCCGGGACCGGCCGTCCAGCCGGCGCCGGCGGACCGGACGCGCCGCCGCCCGGCCCGCCCGAACTGCACCAGCCCAGCCGGCGCGTCGTGGAGCCGTCCCAGTGGCGGGGTTCGATCCTGCCCCCGGTGGCGGCCGGGCTGGCCACGCTCTGCGCGTCGACCTCGCTGACCGGCGTGGTCGGCGGCGTGGGCTGGCTCGGGTACGTGACGGTCGCCGTCGTCCTGGTCGCCGCCACCGGCCTGGCGCTGCGGGCGGTGCGCACCCCGACCGTCGTCGTCGGGCTGGCCCAGCTCGTCGTGCTGCTGTTGCTCATCACCGGCGTGTTCACCAGCAACGGCATCGTCGGCGTCATCCCCGGGCCGACCGCGCTCGACGAGCTCAACGGCGTCCTCACCGCGGCGTTCGACCAGATCCGCAGCGGCCTGCCGCCGGTCGACGCGACGCCGCCGATCCTGTGCCTGGTGACCATCGCGATCGGGCTGGTCGCGGTGCTGGTGGACACCCTCACGGTCACCGCCTCCGCCCCCGCGGCCACCGGCCTGGTGCTGCTGTGCGTCTACGCGGTACCGGCCTCGCTGGCCGACGGCATGCTGCCCTGGTGGACCTTCGTGCTCGGCGCGTCGGCCTTCGCCGGCCTGCTCGCGGTGGACGGCAACCATCGCCACCGCCGCTGGCGCAACCGGGACTCCCCCGGCCTCGGCAACGCACCGGCCGCCGCGTCCGCGCCGGTGGCCGTGATCGCGGTGGCGCTGGTGCTCGGCCTGGTCGCCGGCAGCGCGGTCACCGCGGTCGGCACGGTCGGACGGCTGCCGGGCAGCGGCCGCAGCGGCGCGGGAGCCGGATCCGGCGGGCTGGGCGTCAACCCGTTCACCTCGCTGCGGGGCATGCTCGACCAGGGCACCACGGTCGACCTGTTCCGCGTCCGCGGCCTGGGCAACGACAAACGCCTGCTGCGCGCGTTCACGCTCGACACCTACCGGCCCAACCGCGGCTGGAGCCTCCCGGACGGCCCGATGCCCGCCGGTTTCCCGGCGAACCAGCCGTTGCCGGCCGCGCCGGGCGACGACGGCGCCGGCGAGGCGCGCCAGATCCAGGTCGAGCCGCTGAACTGGGTGGACGTGTGGATGCCGGTGTACGGGCAGCTGCGCGGCCTGCAGGGCGTACCGCCGGGCTGGTACTACGACCCGGGCAGCGGCGCGGTGTTCAGCGAGCGCAAGCAGCGCATCGCGCCGTACCTGGAGTCCGCGTCGCTGGCCGAGCCGTCGAAGGACCGGCTGGAGTCGGCCGTCGCGGGCGGCGGTGACATCCCGGCGACCTACAGCCAGATCAGCGGCGTCGACCCGCGCGTGGTGACCCTGACGCAGAACCTCGCCGCGGGCGCGCGGACCGACTTCGACAAGGCGAGCGCGATCTGGCGGTACTTCAGCGCCGAGAACGGGTTCACCTACGACACGGCGACGGCCGCCGCGACCGACAGTGACGCCCTCGCCGACTTCCTGCTCAACGGCAAGCGCGGGTTCTGCGAGCAGTTCGCCTCCGCGATGGCCGTGATGCTGCGGGTGCTGCACCTGCCGGCGCGGGTGGCGGTGGGCTTCACCTCGGGCTACGCCGACGGCGACGCACGGCTGATCACCTCCCAGGACGCGCACGCGTGGGTCGAGGTGTACTTCCGCGACCTCGGCTGGGTCAGCTTCGACCCCACGCCACGCTCGGACGGTCGCGGCTACGTGCCGCCGTACCTGCAGTCCGGCGCCACCTCCAGCGGGTCCACCGGCTCCGAGGACGAGGACGTGCCGAGCGTGTCCACCACCCGGGTCGCCCCGAGCGGTGCGCCCGAGACGCAGGGCAGCGCGGCCCATCCCGGTGCCACGGAGGCCGCGCCGGCCGGTAGCGCACCCGGCTGGACCGGGTGGACCGCGCTGGTGCTGGTGCTGATCGCACTGGCCCTGACCGCCGGCGCGTTCGTGGCGATCCGCAAGCTGCGCGGCAGGCCGGCCGCGTGGCTGCCGCTGGCCTCGGCGGGGGCGTGGCTGGTCGCCGTGGTGCTGGCCGCCTGGCTGGTGCACTGGGTGCTCGCGCTGGTCCTGCTGCTGCTCGCGGTGGCCGGGCTGGCCCCGGCGGTGGTGCGGGAGATCCACCGGCACCGCCGCCTGACCGCGATCGGTGACGGCCGGCCGGGTGCGGCGGACGCGGCCTGGGCGGAGCTGATGGACGAGTGCATCGACCGCGGGACGCCGGTCCCGCCGAGCGACACGGTCCGTGCGGCGGCCCAGAAGCTCGCGACCCAGCACAACCTCGACGACGAGGGCAAGGCTCACCTGCGCACGGTGATCGGTGCGGTGGAGCGATCGTGGTACTCCCCGGCCGAGGCGATGGACGAGACCTTCGCCTCGGCGTTCCAGGGGCTGCAGCGCAGCTTGGAGCGCAACGCGCCGATGTCCTGGCGGGGACGGCTGTTCCCGCGTTCGGTGCTCCGCAGGCGACGGATCACCGCGTCCGGCAGAACGCCCGTGACCGGCTGA